AATTACAATATTTACTACCTAGACTCGCGGGCCAAGGTATTTCTTTATCTAGGCTCGGGGGAGGGATTGGTACTAGAGGACCTGGTGAAACGAAGCTCGAAACAGATAGAAGGCACATCCATCGTCGAGTCGTTGAAATTAAGCAACAGCTCTCGTCGATTGTTCAGCATCGAGTGAGGTACCGTGAACGGAGAAAGAAAAACAATGCATTTCAATTATCTTTAGTAGGATATACGAATGCTGGAAAATCAACGCTTTTTAACCGCTTAACAGCAGCTGGTGCTTATGAAGAAAATGAGTTGTTTGCTACATTAGATCCAATGACGAGAAAGATGTCTATACCATCTGGGATGAATGTACTGTTGACTGATACCGTAGGATTTATTCAAGACCTTCCTACTACGTTAGTAGCTGCATTTAGATCTACATTAGAAGAGGTCAAAGATGCGGACGTACTCATACATGTTGTTGATTGTTCTAATCCAGATTATTTTAATCATGAACAAACTGTATATCAGTTAATAGCAGAGTTAGGCTTTGAAAATATTCCTGTCATAACCGTTTATAATAAGCGCGACAATATTCATCCAGATTTTGTACCCTCATCAAATACAGAAGTTGTCACAATAAGTGCACATAACGACAATGATGTAATTAAACTGAAAACTTGGCTCGAAAATCGTATAAAAGACAATATGGTGAAATATCATGTGAAGATTCCAAGCCAAGATGGGAAATTACTGTCAACCATTAAAACGGATACGATTGTAACAGAGACAAAATATGATGAAATAGAAGATGTGTATGAATGTACTGGGTATGTATTATCTTCACATATCGCATTCGGTAGACTAAAGAAATATCAAGTTTAGAAAGGGAAGAACATGTTTCATAATTTAAGTAATGGAGTGCAAATCTCCGACATAGTAAATAAAGTAGAAGACAAAATACGTAATATCCATGAGCAAATCGATAGGAATATAGAAGCGAATCAATATCAAGTACTTGAGAGTTTTCGTGGACATAAAATAAGTGACTCGCATTTCATGCCATCAACAGGTTATGGTTATGATGATGTTGGTAGAGATACGCTAGAGAAAGTTTATGCACAAGTTTTTGGAGGCGAAGCCGGATTAGTTCGCCCCCAAATCATATCAGGGACGCATGCCATTTCAATTGCATTATTTGGTGTGCTTAGACCATTTGATGAGCTTTTGTATATAACTGGGAAGCCGTATGATACTTTAGAGGAGATAGTAGGAATCAGAGGTTCAGGTGTAGGCTCTTTTAAAGAATATCATATTGGGTATAACAGTATACCGTTAGCTGAAGATGGAAAAATTGATTATAACAACGTAAAAGAAGCGATAAATGAAAAAACTAAAATGATTGGTATTCAAAGATCTAAAGGATATGCAAATAGACCCTCGTTTTCAATAAGTGAGATTCAAGAAATGGTCCAATTTGTAAAATCGATTAATGAAGAAATCGTCGTCTTTGTTGATAATTGTTATGGTGAATTTGTAGAACAATTGGAGCCTTGTCATATAGGTGCAGACTTAATTGCCGGTTCGTTAATAAAAAATCCTGGTGGTGGTCTTGCTAAAACAGGTGGTTATATCGTTGGGAAGAAAACTCTTGTTGATGCATGCTCCTATCGAATGACTTCTCCTGGAATAGGTAGTGAAGCAGGAGCATCATTACATAGTTTGCAAGAAATGTATCAGGGATTTTTTCTCGCACCACATACTGTTGGTCAAGCTTTGAAAGGTGCTGTTTTCACATCAGCTTTCTTATCTGAAATCGGCATGAACACACATCCTAGCTGGAATAGTCATCGAACAGACCTTATTCAATCAGTCCAATTTGATAATAAAGAAATGATGGTTGCATTCTGTCAGGCAATCCAATATTGTTCCCCAGTGAACTCTTATGTTACTCCGTACCCTAGCTATATGCCTGGTTATGAAGATGATGTGATCATGGCAGCCGGTACATTTATACAAGGGTCTAGTATTGAACTATCAGCGGATGGGCCTTTGAGGCCACCATACGTAGCATACGTACAAGGGGGACTCACATATGCTCACGTGAAGATAGCGGTTTGTTCTGCAATCAATCATTTGATCGAAAAAAATCTCCTCAAAATAAGCTAAATAAGAACAGAATGAACTAAAAGAAAATTGTTGTAATTTTGTGTGTTAGATTTTATGACATAGTATTGACAAAAAACATAACATGGAATATACTGAATATAGTAATAAATGATGGAGGTATCATTATGGCTGATGAAATCAGAAGGTCCATGCCACTTTTTCCTATAGGAATCGTGATGCAGCTAACCGAATTAACAGCTAGGCAAATTCGATATTACGAAGAGCATGGATTAGTATCTCCGGCAAGAACCGAAGGAAATCGACGATTGTTTTCATTTAATGACGTTGACAAGCTATTAGAAATTAAAAATCTAATAGATCAAGGTGTCAATATGGCAGGGATTAAGAAACTATTTGCAGGCAATCAAGATGCAAAATCTGTACAAGAAAATGAAGTGGTTAAAGCGAACAAACAAGAACTATCTGAAGATGAGCTGCGCAAGCTACTAAAAGCTGAATTGATGAATGCTGGAAAGTATAATCGTACAACTCTGAGACAAGGAGATATGTCCCGATTTTTCCATTAATTAAAATGTGCATGCAACCGTTAGAAATAAGTAAAATATAGGTGAAATAAATTCTTGAATAGATACATTTCACCAATTTTTATTTAAATAAATTTTTTAAAATCAAGGGAGGAGCTTTTTTTATGGCAAAGTACACACGAGAAGACATTGTTAAGATGACTGAGGAGGAAAACGTTAGATATATAAGACTACAATTTACTGATTTATTAGGAACGATCAAAAATGTTGAAATCCCTACTAGTCAGTTAGAAAAAGCACTTGATAATAAAATGATGTTTGATGGATCTTCAATCGAAGGTTTCGTACGTATAGAAGAATCAGATATGTATTTATACCCTGACTTAGATACTTGGGTTGTATTCCCTTGGACATCTGAAAAAGGTAAAGTTGCACGTCTAATTTGTGATGTTTACAATCCTGATGGTACTCCATTTGAAGGAGATCCACGTAATAACTTAAAGCGTGTACTTAAAGAAATGGAAGAGCTAGGATTTACTGACTTTAATTTAGGAGCGGAACCAGAATTTTTCTTGTTTAAAGTTGATGAAAATGGCGAACCAACTCTTGAATTAAATGATAAAGGTGGCTACTTTGACTTAGCACCAACTGATTTAGGTGAAAATTGCC
This Cytobacillus sp. IB215665 DNA region includes the following protein-coding sequences:
- the hflX gene encoding GTPase HflX; translated protein: MNTNKTAETAILVGCQLPNLNDERFMFSMEELASLTKTANGTVEVVVTQKREKIHPATYIGKGKVEEIVKLETEVEPQIIIFNDELTPSQIRNLTKLFQARVIDRTQLILDIFAMRARSREGKLQVELAQLQYLLPRLAGQGISLSRLGGGIGTRGPGETKLETDRRHIHRRVVEIKQQLSSIVQHRVRYRERRKKNNAFQLSLVGYTNAGKSTLFNRLTAAGAYEENELFATLDPMTRKMSIPSGMNVLLTDTVGFIQDLPTTLVAAFRSTLEEVKDADVLIHVVDCSNPDYFNHEQTVYQLIAELGFENIPVITVYNKRDNIHPDFVPSSNTEVVTISAHNDNDVIKLKTWLENRIKDNMVKYHVKIPSQDGKLLSTIKTDTIVTETKYDEIEDVYECTGYVLSSHIAFGRLKKYQV
- a CDS encoding methionine gamma-lyase family protein, whose amino-acid sequence is MFHNLSNGVQISDIVNKVEDKIRNIHEQIDRNIEANQYQVLESFRGHKISDSHFMPSTGYGYDDVGRDTLEKVYAQVFGGEAGLVRPQIISGTHAISIALFGVLRPFDELLYITGKPYDTLEEIVGIRGSGVGSFKEYHIGYNSIPLAEDGKIDYNNVKEAINEKTKMIGIQRSKGYANRPSFSISEIQEMVQFVKSINEEIVVFVDNCYGEFVEQLEPCHIGADLIAGSLIKNPGGGLAKTGGYIVGKKTLVDACSYRMTSPGIGSEAGASLHSLQEMYQGFFLAPHTVGQALKGAVFTSAFLSEIGMNTHPSWNSHRTDLIQSVQFDNKEMMVAFCQAIQYCSPVNSYVTPYPSYMPGYEDDVIMAAGTFIQGSSIELSADGPLRPPYVAYVQGGLTYAHVKIAVCSAINHLIEKNLLKIS
- a CDS encoding MerR family transcriptional regulator, with protein sequence MADEIRRSMPLFPIGIVMQLTELTARQIRYYEEHGLVSPARTEGNRRLFSFNDVDKLLEIKNLIDQGVNMAGIKKLFAGNQDAKSVQENEVVKANKQELSEDELRKLLKAELMNAGKYNRTTLRQGDMSRFFH